The Pelobates fuscus isolate aPelFus1 chromosome 2, aPelFus1.pri, whole genome shotgun sequence genome has a segment encoding these proteins:
- the LOC134586146 gene encoding serine/threonine-protein kinase N2-like, giving the protein MQAFRCCILSHKGSRILKGKQSELDLSSLHNVHHIAAVQEILQDSENKIANLRSQIQSLIKEQPSLPAPETDINTVAPSLLVTDTQEPEPAGTPVNSAFCQAGCESALDITQEAQNVEFYTVQRHRNRQLYDFPVFPMKAIVLPDVELDLEMPPAPSQTVLDNIQHDISVYIEVSDFLAQDYGERHKYTSDNEHIITNQTPDVIREPDRKDSPLDNSVREPSKTSKDVRIQPRIPLAMEDFKLRSVLGRGSFGKVLLAKYKNTNKMYALKVMRKGDIESSPKLDSLLCEKRVFQAVTNRRYPFLINLFGCFHTQDHIIFAMEYAAGGDLSTLLNNKRRPFPESRAIFFSACVVLGLEFLHEQKIVHRDLKLENIVLDEKGFAKITDFGLCKEGIGYGDTTGSPRGTPHYVAPEVCKGKPYTRAVDWWSFGVVIYVMLSGKFPFESHDLKKLTASIIKGKFIYPEFLSRNSTSIIKQLLTKKVKARLGASKKDAQDVKEHPFFEQIDWAALLLKNVRPPFLPDIRGAEDVRNFSSAFTSEYPMLTPPKKRAEIPCYEAEAFLDFNWRVDWN; this is encoded by the exons ATGCAAGCATTCCGCTGCTGTATTTTGAGCCATAAAGGCTCTCGTATACTGAAAGGGAAACAAAGTGAACTGGATTTATCGTCCCTGCAT AATGTCCACCATATTGCTGCTGTCCAGGAAATACTTCAAGACAGCGAGAATAAAATAGCCAATTTGCGCAGTCAGATCCAGTCTCTTATAAAAG AACAACCATCGTTACCAGCTCCGGAGACGGACATTAACACTGTTGCTCCTTCGCTGTTGGTGACGGACACACAGGAGCCAGAGCCGGCTGG GACTCCTGTGAATTCTGCATTCTGCCAGGCagggtgtgagagtgctttggATATCACACAGGAAGCACAGAATGTAGAATTCTATACGGTGCAAAGACATAGAAATCGGCAACTCTA CGATTTTCCAGTCTTTCCTATGAAAGCAATTGTCCTACCGGATGTGGAACTGGACTTAGAAATGCCTCCTGCTCCAAGTCAGACAGTTTTAGATAACATTCAGCACGACATTTCAGTATACATTGAGGTCTCGGATTTCCTGGCTCAG GATTACGGAGAACGACACAAATATACCAGCGATAACGAACACATTATTACAAACCAAACACCAGACGTTATACGTGAGCCTGATAGGAAAGATTCCCCTCTGGATAACAGTGTTCGTGAACCTTCTAAAACATCTAAGGACGTGCG TATTCAGCCCCGAATTCCTCTCGCCATGGAGGACTTCAAGCTCCGCTCTGTGCTGGGTAGAGGGAGCTTTGGAAAG gTTCTACTGGCTAAGTACAAGAACACAAACAAAATGTACGCCTTGAAAGTCATGAGAAAAGGAGACATAGAATCATCACCTAAGCTCGATAG CCTTCTGTGTGAGAAGCGCGTATTTCAAGCTGTGACCAACAGGCGCTACCCATTTCTAATTAACTTGTTCGGGTGTTTCCACACTCAAGACCACATAATTTTTGCGATGGAATATGCTGCTGGGGGCGACCTAAGCACACTCCTTAACAACAAAAGGCGTCCCTTTCCAGAATCCAGAGCTAT atttttttctgcctgtgtCGTCCTGGGACTGGAATTCTTACACGAACAGAAGATCGTCCACCG AGACCTGAAATTAGAGAATATTGTTCTAGACGAAAAAGGGTTCGCAAAGATCACAGACTTTGGTCTTTGCAAAGaag GAATCGGATACGGAGACACAACCGGGTCCCCTCGTGGAACCCCGCATTACGTAGCTCCTGAAGTGTGCAAAGGCAAGCCGTACACAAGAGCTGTAGACTGGTGGAGCTTCGGGGTGGTTATTTATGTAATGCTATCTGGAAAG tttccCTTTGAAAGCCATGATTTGAAAAAGTTAACTGCGAGTATCATCAAAGGAAAATTCATATATCCAGAATTTCTATCAAGAAACTCAACTTCAATAATAAAACAG CTTCTCACTAAAAAAGTAAAGGCACGACTAGGAGCCAGCAAGAAAGACGCCCAGGACGTTAAGGAGCACCCTTTTTTCGAA CAAATAGACTGGGCTGCATTATTATTAAAGAATGTGAGGCCACCATTTTTGCCCGACATTCGTGGAGCTGAAGACGTCAGGAACTTTAGTTCTGCGTTCACCTCGGAATATCCTATGTTAACTCCTCCAAAAAAGCGAGCTGAAATACCGTGCTATGAGGCAGAGGCATTTTTGGATTTTAATTGGAGGGTTGATTGGAATTAA